The Planctomycetaceae bacterium genome segment TCACCGCCAAGCATCAACAACATCGAAGCCAACGGTTCTGTTTTACGCAGGATTATGTTCTGTACCTTTTTATTGAGTTGTTTGATCACAATGCGCGAGGCCAAGGCATTTGCTGAACAAAAACAGGGTGGGCCATCCCGCAATTCACCCTTAATAGTTCTTACGGTAGCCGGATCGAGTTGCTCTGTTACAGCGGCAATATAATCCTCAAGCCGGGAGTGTACAAATTTCTTATCATCGAAGCATTTGTTTAAATCGGCAATAATCTTGGTTATATCAGGCTGCGGAGTTGAAAAATCACATCCACTTAGAAATAAACGCCTGCTTTGGACAACTGTGGCATTGGTACCGTTCCATGCCTGAAGCATCTGTTCCTTGAGTTTCTGCGGATGATACGAATCCTTATTTTGAATTACAAAATAATCATCGTAGCGTTTTTCAAAATTAGCCTGGTGACTGGCAATACCTGCAATGGTAGGATCAAAGACATAATCTTCAGATAACCAGTCTACACCAAATTTCAATGGAATATATACTCTATGAAAGAAATTAGCGCGAGCAAGTTCTCCTAGTCTGGTGGTCAAAACTTTTGTTCCATCAGGGGATTCCCAGAAAAATTCACTTTCAGGAGCACGCTCTTCAGAAACTTTTTTCGCTGTAATAATGAAATCGAAACCGAAGCCCTTATATATCTGTGGGAACTGGGCAGTCTGTCCCCAACCAAAAGTCGTGTACCCAACCTTGAGGCAATTCCCGAATTCCTGACTGAGCCTTATACCTTTGAGCAAATTTCGAACAAGGCATTCGCCGTCAACGGGATAAAGGTCCGGGAGCGTATACCACGGCCCGATAGCTATCCTGCCATCTTTCACAAGTTTTTTTATCCTGTCTCTACTATCTGGCCTCACCTCGAGGTAATCCTCGATAGGTGCAAATTGACCATCTAAGATAAAACTTTTATAAGCCGGATTTGTCTCAAGAATATTAAGCAGCTGATCCATGAACTCAACCAGCAATGTTCTGGTTTTCCACATCGGATATCGCCATTCGCGATCCCAATGCGTATGCGGCACAACATACCCAATAAACTTCTGATCATCTTTCATTTTATTAGTCCAAAATCTATTTTTCAATTTTGCTCTTTATTGTCAACTTGTTCGTCTTCCTTAATCACTCTTCCATTGTCTTTGTCATTTCTTACCTGCGTACGCAAGGTATGCACCATGTACTTGAGGTCAACCATTCCTCCGGTTATGAACCATACCGTTATTATTAAGCCCGCAACGAAATGGAATATAATATAAATATGCCAGAATTTGGCCCAACTGTCGGTCGTGACTTGTACAAACATGCTGTAGATAGAACCAAAAATAAAAATGGCTGAAAACACTATCGTCCACAGAATTGCACCGACGTAGATACACTTGTCAGCTACTGAAAATTCCGGCCCCATGCCCAAAACTTTACAAAATCTTGTTGTTTCCAACTTTTCTGGCTGCGATTCCTCTGGGTCAGCATAGATTCCACGATGGAGCATCCGATCGAGATTAAATTCCTTTTTCTTTCCACCCAACAGCGACACCAATATATAGACCGCTATCGATGAGATACCGGCAATGAACATTACCCAAGTACCGTTGAGCGAAAATTTGGGATAAATCTGACTGATCACAACTCCAGAAACCGCCAGTATTGAACCTACGATCATCGCACTCCATGCACCGGCTGTTGTGCCTCTCTTCCAGTATAAACCACCAATAATAACCGATCCTGCACCACCAAGGAAAATTGCCGCCGTAACATTGAAGAACATCATTATGTAATCTGTTTGACGGAAGAGAAGACTAAAGATGAAAATAAAAACTGCGACCCCCACAATTGACCAGCGGAGCAAACTTAAATGCTGCCGCGGTGTTAATGGTTTTTTTCTTAAAGGCATGACCACATCCTGAATGAAAATACTTCCCCAAGAATGGAGATAAGATTCATGATTGCCTATAAAAGCCGCCACCATTAAAGCACACATTGCCCCCATTATTCCTGTTGGCAAATAATATCGCATGGCGACTGGAACCGTCATCTGTTTTTGTATCATTTCATTATCAATACCGGCCAACGCATCATTGGCAAGTGCGGCCTTGGCTGCAAAATCGGGGTGATGCATAAACGTATAGGCACTCAGAGCCAGCAACAAGACAAACAAGCTGGGAACTACCAGACGCCATGCTCCTAAAACATTTGACATTCGGGCTTCATGTGGATTACGGGCAGAGGCGTTGTACGCCTGAGTCCCCTGCCATGCCATAGCAAGATAGATAGGCATGAATACGCACACTATCATAAAGTAGGGTATATCAAAATCGGGCGTATTACTCATGTCAAATGGATTCAAAAGAGACGCGCCATCCGGTGCGATTTGTAAGCCCGTCAACACTTGTTTCCATGAAAATGTTATTAAGATGGCCGCCATCACTACAACAAACAAGATCATACCAAGGATTCCCTGCACAAAATCCGTTATGATAACCGCCACTTGGCCACCAGCCAGTGCAAAGAATACCGAGATAGACACTAAGAGTAGCATCGTTATAAAATATGTCGAGATTTCCATTCCTACAACAGGAATAGTGATATCGGTCGGAAGATTGCAAAAATAAATGAAAAATCTCGACCCAACCGCCGGAAATATCCCGAAGTTAATTACACCCGAAATAAAGGCCAATAATCCGCCAAAAATACGAAAGCTCCTGCTGTAACGAGCTTCAAAGAATTGTGCCAACGTCAGGACGCGTGTTTGGCGGTAGCGGTATATTACCCAGCCAGAAAGCGATATGATTAATCCTACCGGCAATAGCATCAGGCTCCACCAAACGGCCGAAAACCCCGATTGGTAGTACACCTCAAAATTTGCCACAATGGTAATGGCGCCGAGATAGACCATATTGCCTGAAACTGCGAGCAGGTATCGTCCCGCACACCGTCCTGCTGCTAGAAAATCTGCCACACTGCGCATTAATCCCATGGTGCCTATAGCAGTCAGGGTCAGGAAAGAGCACATCACAATAACTATAGACCAATCAATCCAATGCATGCTATTATTTCCCTTTTAAAGTTTATTGTCATAATGAATCAAGAGAACCCCTGATGATTTTTACAAGGGATTCAGTTTGCACTTTTAAAACATTAACAGCCTTTTGGCCGCTAACAGCAAGATTCGCCATGAAAAACTCATAGTCAGGCAGAGAAAATGCAGGGTCGCTGATATGACTGTCAATAATAGTCTTGGTAGGAACATATTCCACTCTGGGCTTTACGCCCAAAGCCTCACCAATGGCTGCTAAATAGCTTTCATGCGTAGCATTCCATGAAATTGCATTAAAAATCTGCCCTCGACTCTTGTCAGGCTGCAAAACCGCTTGTGCAAAAATCTCCGCGACATCCTCAACATAGGTAGCACTGATAGCCACGTCGGTTTGTTCGGATACCTGCACCACCTTGCCGTCGCGTATCTGCCTAAAGAAAGTCGGATTACGCAGCCCCCACAATTCGAGCGGTATCATGCCCTTGCCCAAAATAACACCGGGGCGAATAATAGTCACAGGAAAATGTTTCAGATTGTGCAATGCCATTGCCTGCTCATCCGAATGTTTCTTGGCAATAAATGCCCCGCCGAATTTTTCAATGGCGTATGTTGGGGCGTCTTCACTAACCGGAATCTTCCCGGTAGGCACATAGACCCCTGCGGAACTGCAGTGCAGATAATGTAAAACATGCCCCCCAAATATCTGGTAATTCTGTTTTATCAGATTCGGGTCGGGATGCACATTAATAACCACATCTGGCTGGACTTCCTTTAACGCAAGCCGGCACACCGCTTCATCACGGGTATCGCCCAAGCGATGCGCAATATCAGCATTCATGTACCGAACAAATCGTTCATCCATGGACATGTGAACCACGGTTACTTTTTCACCATAGTTGCTCAATTTGTTAGCGATGCAATGTCCGAGCCAGCCGGCTCCTGCCAACATTAATACTTTTCTCATTTGTTTACCTTTCTTTATAATACGTGAATCATAGGCTTTAAGCAGGTCAGAGTTTGCCGAACTGCAATATCAGGATCAGGTTGAGGAATTATCTCTGCGGAAAGATACCCGACAAAACCGGCTTTTTCCAATGCAGCGATAATTTTTGAAAAATCAAGATGACCAAAACCTGGCGCCCATCTATTACTATCTGCCACATGCACATGACCGATATAGGCGGCGTAATTCCGAATAGTTTCTTCTATCGAAACCTCCTCAATATTCATATGAAAGCTGTCAAGCAATAATTGAAAGTTGGGAAAAGACAGCTCCTTAATCAGCTCAACAGCTTCTCCGGCGGTATTTATCAGATTGGTTTCATACCGATTAAGAGGTTCGATTACCACTGTCGTGTCATTCTTCGCGGCGTATGTAAGACACTGCACAAAACACTCTTTCATCCATCCCAGGCATTGTGATTTATCCATATCGGCTTCAACATTGCCTCGTAGCAGCCCTATTATCACTTTGGCACCAAAGCGTGAGGCTAAATCGATATGTTGTTTAACCCGTGCAACTGCCTGACATCTTACAGATTCTGCGGGATGAGAAAAACTTAAACCTTCCTGCAAATAAGCCTGCCCTGTCCCAAGTGCCACCAACTCCAGCCTATATTCCTGCAGCAAATAAACCAATTGGTCATAATCAACATCAGCAGGATTTCGTATTGCTAACTCAACACCATCGTAACCAAGCTGCGAGGCATTTTTCAAACCAGCCTCAAAATCACCCTTATAGGCCAACGCGGAAAAATCTGTCGGGTGCGTGGATATTACTATACTCAACTTCATAAAAGCTCCCTACTGACAATACTTTTACATTCCTACCTTAGGCAATCCATATACCGACTTCCAGCCAGGACTCATTGGTTCCTGTAAGTATGGTTTCATCTCCTTTGCCGTTCGCAAGGTAACTTCTTCCACTGGCGGTACCTGACCGGGAGGAAAGACTTCCAAAATTTCTTCCACCAATAGTCTGATGTAGCTAAGAATTGCTGCCAAGGGGCGTTTTGCCTTTTCAGCCGTAGCCAACGTAGGTTTGCCTACAACTCCTTCAGGCGTCCCTGCAATTTCTATTGGTGCATGTCCTTCACACTCGGACCATCTACTCGGCCTGCCATAGGCGTCAACCGAAGTATCCATATGGCCAATCGGCAAGTACGATCGCGATTCTGTATCCACAGCATGGTTCATATGTACCATATCCGGAAATAACAAAAGCCCAAGAGATGTTTCCGACTCGTCGGCATGAACAAACGTCGTATCAAACTTACCGCCATGCTCTTTGGTTCTGAAAAATTCACGCACCGCGCGATGCCAGTCAATTACACGATAAATACCAGGTAACTGGTACCTCTTACAGAATCTTTGCATGGCAGCTTCAAGCACCCATAACTGACCGTGGTTATTAACAATAATCTGCTTGCGAAATCCATCGTTCCACAATCCCAGCATCACATCATTGAGCAGCTCTATCGCCACTTCTTCGCGTACAATCACCGTCCCGGGCATACCGATATGATGATAGGGATGGCATCCATACATCAGAGGAGGCAACGCTATATTGACAGCTTTCCCTTGTTTGGCAGTATATCTTCGCACTCCCTCGCAAATACCGGTTACAAACAACGTGTCCATAGCACTGATGGTATGTTCCCCATGATTTTCTGTACATCCCACGGGTATCAATACAATATCATTTTTTCTGCGATTAGCCGCTATCTCATGGCGAACGGTAGTCTGAATATAAGAACCGGGTTTGGTCCACTCCGGCGGAGATGGTATACCATATTCTGCCAGAATAGCATCAATTTGTGAATCGCTGGCTTCCCATATATCCTTCTTCATTCGGCCTACTGTATTATTCTCAAAAAACAAATCAGGCTGATTGGTTGATAATCGTTTTTTGTTATCCATTGATCAATTCTCCATATTTTACACAGTAATATTTTTTTAAGGCTCTATAACCACTTTCATCGTATCCAGCTCAACTGATTTTTTCAGTCCAGCCTCGGCCTCATCTATTTTGTAGCGATGAGTAACAACTTTATCGAAAGGAAACATCTTCGAATATTTATCCATCAGTTTCAATACCGGCCCATAATGCGTAAACGGATGGTTGCTGACTCCGATAAGCCGGACGTTTTTGGCGCACAGATATCGATTAACATTTAATTCCACTGTGCCGGTATCTACAAAATTGCCTGCTTCTATGTATGTTCCTCCCTTGCGAAGCATCTCAAGCCCTTCGACAAGAGCTTGCGGCGAACCTGTACATTCAACAACTATATCCGCACCGCGACCATGTGTCTTCTCCTTCACTATTGCAATTCTTTCCTCTCTTGAACTACTACCAAAATTCAGCAAGTAATCAGCTCCGAAGTCTTTCGCCATATTAAGGCGAAAATCACTCTTATCGATTGCTATTATATCCCCTGCGCCAAGAATCCTGCTTTTCAACAGGCAGCCAAGCCCCATAGGCCCTACTCCCTGTACCACCACTGTATCGCCTGCCCCGAATCCCTCGTTGGCCAGCGAGTAAACCTCTTTGGCTCTGTCAACAGCATAACTTACCGTAAACAGCTCCGTCAAAACTGCAACCTCAGGTTTCATGCCATCAGGAACTTTATACACAAATGTCTCTGGCATAAGATACATGTACTCTGCCCATCCACCAAAAAGATACGGAGACTGCATGCTTGAATATGCATTTCCATACGCCTTTATGTGTTCACACCACGGATAACCGAATGTGTTGCGACAGTACCAGCATTTGCCGCAAATAATATCAGGACACATCGTTATCCGATCGCCAACTTTCAGTTCCTGTCCATAAAAATCAAATTTCTTTCCAGACTTCTGACATATCTCTTCGATTATGCATACGTTCTCATGTCCAGGAATAATTGGAAATGGCGTATCTGTCTCAGCAGGTGTACCCGCGTATTGCTTGCTTCTGCCTTCAAAAGTATGTTTGTCAGTCCCGCAAACGCCGGACATTTCCATTCTGACAATCATAGACCCTTCTTCATGCAGTACTGGATATGGAAACTTCTGGATCTCGATTCTACCCGGCCCGGTCATCACCGCAGCCTTTACTTTGTTATGACTCATAATAACCTCAAAAAATATTTTGTAGTTTTATACTAATCACTCTGAAAAATCATGTCTTTGTCCAAAGACAACAAAAGTTAGTACTACAAGTCATCTCAAAACCATCTTTTTGACGTTTTCAAGGCCATAAAGGCGTTTTTTGAGGTTTTGAGATAGGCTCTATTAATTACAAACAGCTCAATACACAAGTACAAGTAATAATACCAATTAGTGTTACTGAACCATTGTAATCTTGCATTCCGTCCTGTCGGTGCGTAATGATATAATATTTTCAGGAACCTGTTCCAATGTTATCTTTTTCGTAATAATGGGGGTCATATCCATGCCTGAGGCCATGGTGGAGATCACAGATGCAAATATCCCATGGCCGGAATGTCCCTGTGCACCAACAATTGATGCCCTACGAACCTGAAATACTTCACCAGTTACAGGAATCTTATAATCTGCTCTGGCCACAATAACCACAACAGCATTCAATGTTCGTCCATTCCAGATACATTCTTCAATTCCGCCGAATACCTGATGAGGGAGTCCAGTCGCTTCAAGATAAAGATCCGCTCCCGTGCCATTGGTAAGTTTGAGCACTTTTTGTGCGAAATCTTCTTTGGCAGGATTAACCGTAGCCGTAGCCCCCATTTTTATACCCATTTCCAGCCGTTCGGTTTGTGTCTCAGACAGAATTACGTTTGCCGCTCCTGCCCGCTTCAAAATGGCAATCGCCGCCATTCCTATGGGGCCGCCGCCAAGTATGACTACATTTTGCCCAGGTCTAATGCCGCCGCCCCTCTCGATAACCGCATGATACGCCACAGATGTTGGCTCAACCAGACTACCGGCCAGAAAGATATCGTCTCCACTGTACATTTTCTCAAGCTGGCTTAAATTCCAAAGATATCTCGCATCAACTGCTATGTACTTTGTATATGCCCCATCAATGGAAAAGCCTATTTCCTTAAGAAGTTCGCAGTGATTAGGATAACCATCTGCGCAAGGCTTACACACCGAACACCATACCATTTCTTCAGAACAAACTTTCTCTCCTCCTTTATACGGCTTCCCTGTATCCTTATCTATAGCATTTTTGCCTGCCTCAACAACAACACCGGCGAATTCATGACCAAGCGTAACTGGAAAAGCAGTTAATCCAGGGTAGAGAATGTAATTATTGTCATCAGGCTGGGCCATGTGTACATCACTACCACAGATGCCACAGGCTTTCACTTCAATCAGAACTTCAGTATCCAAAATTTGTGGCTTACTCTTTTCGATAATCTTCAACCTTGGGTTCTTCCAGACCTTGCTGCCAAGATAAGTCAATTTCCCATCAACATCTTTTGAACCGAGGCTGAAGCCTGCTTTTGGTTCCCAATCTGCATACAAAACCACTGCTTTCATAAATCCCTTTCTTTCCCATGTGAGACTACACTAGGGTTACTCGCTTTGACCGTGATACCTTGACAAAATAGCCGCTATCTTCCGCCTACTTTCTGAACCACCCTGTGCTCCTGAAGCATTCGCTGTTCAATCTCAAAAAGCATATCTCTTGCAGCATGCAGATTTTCCAGTGGTGCCCAGGTATAACCAAAAATGCAATAGGCTGTTGATCCTACTTTGTCAAACATTTTGATTTGCGATCGCACATCATCAGGACCACATGGTGAAACTGCATGTACATCACCGCCGCGGAATTCACAGCGATCACCCACTGCCTCTTTGTCAATCATGTGCATATAATACTTCTCATCAGCGCTCATGCCCGAACTGCCGCTGATGCCATCAAGTACAGTTGCCAGATCTCTCATGCTTGTACCATATATCCATCCATAGTGGCGAAATCTCTGAAAATTGCTTCCCACCGATGGATCTAATCCGGCGCCAACTGTAATATGAGGAGCTTCGGCTTTAAGCAGTTCCT includes the following:
- a CDS encoding NAD-dependent epimerase/dehydratase family protein; its protein translation is MRKVLMLAGAGWLGHCIANKLSNYGEKVTVVHMSMDERFVRYMNADIAHRLGDTRDEAVCRLALKEVQPDVVINVHPDPNLIKQNYQIFGGHVLHYLHCSSAGVYVPTGKIPVSEDAPTYAIEKFGGAFIAKKHSDEQAMALHNLKHFPVTIIRPGVILGKGMIPLELWGLRNPTFFRQIRDGKVVQVSEQTDVAISATYVEDVAEIFAQAVLQPDKSRGQIFNAISWNATHESYLAAIGEALGVKPRVEYVPTKTIIDSHISDPAFSLPDYEFFMANLAVSGQKAVNVLKVQTESLVKIIRGSLDSL
- a CDS encoding sugar phosphate isomerase/epimerase, whose protein sequence is MKLSIVISTHPTDFSALAYKGDFEAGLKNASQLGYDGVELAIRNPADVDYDQLVYLLQEYRLELVALGTGQAYLQEGLSFSHPAESVRCQAVARVKQHIDLASRFGAKVIIGLLRGNVEADMDKSQCLGWMKECFVQCLTYAAKNDTTVVIEPLNRYETNLINTAGEAVELIKELSFPNFQLLLDSFHMNIEEVSIEETIRNYAAYIGHVHVADSNRWAPGFGHLDFSKIIAALEKAGFVGYLSAEIIPQPDPDIAVRQTLTCLKPMIHVL
- a CDS encoding creatininase family protein translates to MDNKKRLSTNQPDLFFENNTVGRMKKDIWEASDSQIDAILAEYGIPSPPEWTKPGSYIQTTVRHEIAANRRKNDIVLIPVGCTENHGEHTISAMDTLFVTGICEGVRRYTAKQGKAVNIALPPLMYGCHPYHHIGMPGTVIVREEVAIELLNDVMLGLWNDGFRKQIIVNNHGQLWVLEAAMQRFCKRYQLPGIYRVIDWHRAVREFFRTKEHGGKFDTTFVHADESETSLGLLLFPDMVHMNHAVDTESRSYLPIGHMDTSVDAYGRPSRWSECEGHAPIEIAGTPEGVVGKPTLATAEKAKRPLAAILSYIRLLVEEILEVFPPGQVPPVEEVTLRTAKEMKPYLQEPMSPGWKSVYGLPKVGM
- a CDS encoding zinc-binding dehydrogenase; its protein translation is MSHNKVKAAVMTGPGRIEIQKFPYPVLHEEGSMIVRMEMSGVCGTDKHTFEGRSKQYAGTPAETDTPFPIIPGHENVCIIEEICQKSGKKFDFYGQELKVGDRITMCPDIICGKCWYCRNTFGYPWCEHIKAYGNAYSSMQSPYLFGGWAEYMYLMPETFVYKVPDGMKPEVAVLTELFTVSYAVDRAKEVYSLANEGFGAGDTVVVQGVGPMGLGCLLKSRILGAGDIIAIDKSDFRLNMAKDFGADYLLNFGSSSREERIAIVKEKTHGRGADIVVECTGSPQALVEGLEMLRKGGTYIEAGNFVDTGTVELNVNRYLCAKNVRLIGVSNHPFTHYGPVLKLMDKYSKMFPFDKVVTHRYKIDEAEAGLKKSVELDTMKVVIEP
- a CDS encoding alcohol dehydrogenase catalytic domain-containing protein; this encodes MKAVVLYADWEPKAGFSLGSKDVDGKLTYLGSKVWKNPRLKIIEKSKPQILDTEVLIEVKACGICGSDVHMAQPDDNNYILYPGLTAFPVTLGHEFAGVVVEAGKNAIDKDTGKPYKGGEKVCSEEMVWCSVCKPCADGYPNHCELLKEIGFSIDGAYTKYIAVDARYLWNLSQLEKMYSGDDIFLAGSLVEPTSVAYHAVIERGGGIRPGQNVVILGGGPIGMAAIAILKRAGAANVILSETQTERLEMGIKMGATATVNPAKEDFAQKVLKLTNGTGADLYLEATGLPHQVFGGIEECIWNGRTLNAVVVIVARADYKIPVTGEVFQVRRASIVGAQGHSGHGIFASVISTMASGMDMTPIITKKITLEQVPENIISLRTDRTECKITMVQ